TTTAAACAGTGCCATGGACTGGATTATGAGGATACATTCAGCCTTgttgtcaagcctaccactatccgACTTTTCCTGTCTCTGGCAGTTTCTCGTGGATGGACTCTCCGccagcttgatgtgcagaatgcttttcttcatggattGCTTGAAGAAGAGGTTTACATGCGGCAGCCACCTGGATTTGTCGATCACACTTAGCCTTCTCATCTCTGCCGTCTGACAAAGGCTATCTATGGACTGAAGCAGgcgcctcgtgcctggcatgctcaCCTGGCTTGAGCTTTGCATACTCATGGCTTCATTCCTTTGACGGCTGACACTTCACTATTCTTGTTTCAGCGACCGAGTGTGACCATGTACTTTCTTGTGTACGTGGATGACATTATCCTGGTCAGCTCCTCTCCGacggctgctgatgctcttgtgacTGCGCTTGGCAGAGATTTTGCAGTCAAGGATTTGGGACAGCTTCACTTCTTCCTAGGTATTGAAGTCGCTCATCAGTCTCGTGGCAGCTTAGCTCTCacccagaagaagtactctcttggTCTCTTGCGTCGTGCTGGTATGCTCAAGTGCAAGACATCTCCTACGCCCATGTCCTCCACCGACAAACTTTCAGCTGCTGGCGGTGCTCTTCTGTCTCTTGAGGATGCGACTGAGtataggagtattgttggtggacTGCAGTATCTGACGATCACGCGTCCTGATCTTTCTTTTGCGGTTAACAGGGTGTGCCAGTATCTTCATGCGCCTACTGATGTGCACTGGTCTGCTATGAAGCACATATTGCCTTATGTGCGCCTCACTGTCTCCTATGGTCTCCACCTGCGCCCCAGTTCCTCCGGAGTcctttctgcattctcagatgctgattgagATGGGTGTCCAAATGACAGGCGATCTATGGGGGGATATGTTGTGTTCTTGggtcctaatttgatcgcctgAAGTGCACGCAAGCAAGCCACTGTTTCCCGTAGTAGCACAGAAGTCGAGTACAAGGCGGTTGCCAATGTGACTGTCGAACTTATATGGATTGAATCTCTACTTCGAGAGCTGGGAGTTTCTTAGCCACATCCTCCGGTCCTCTGGTGCGACAACATCTGCTACGTTTCTGTCATCAAACCTGGTGTTCCATGCAAGGaccaaacacattgagattgaCGATCATTTTGTGAGGGAACATGTTTCACAGAAGCTACTCCAAATCAGGTTTATCTCTTCAaaagatcaacttgcagacatcttcaccaagcctctaCCTTCTCCCATGTTTGAGGTCTGTaggcgcaatctcaaccttctagaTGCTTCAGGAGTGAgttgagattgagggagggtgttagacttcgTATTGTAGTCCACCTGTGTAATCCATACCGTATTGGCATACGACTTGTACATcatcattatatatatgtgataggccaccataGAGGGTTGAGCCAGTTTCCCCAAAAATCCTACGTTTTACATAACATGTTTGTTTAGTTAACATATGGATCAACCCAACATGCATCAGATTGAGTAGCATACTTCCATCTTTCTTGAAAACGGACCTGTTCCTCTTGAGCCCGATGCCTAATCTGCAACAATCAATGCAAATAGATTTGGTCTTAGGTTCATAGTTTATAATGATACAATAGGAAGAATGATTGTGAGTTGACCAGATGTTGGTTAGTGAGAAGTTATGTTACCAATGATCTGTCATCGAAGCTGGGTGATGCTTCAGGAGGAGGCGCCTACATACATACGGTTATGACTTCCCAATTATTAACAGTTGAACGTTCAAAGTACACTAGTATTCAGAAATACGTACCATCATTGATTCTATAGGCGCCTCCGATTCATCTCCTGGCACTGCATCGGAGCTACTCTGTACTTCACATAAATAAATGGATAGATATGTGTTATCGACCAATCTAGTCTGTCTCCGTGTAGTTCTTTCTAGCTAGGATGGATGGATCAAACGATGACGTATGTACCTTGTTGTCtttagaaggaggagaagaagaggagccgAGTGTGGGGATGCCCAAATGAAGGAGGTACTCGCTGTCGACTACTCCAACGTTCTTACTCCGATCCCCCTGCCATCATCGGTTCATCC
This sequence is a window from Triticum dicoccoides isolate Atlit2015 ecotype Zavitan unplaced genomic scaffold, WEW_v2.0 scaffold134798, whole genome shotgun sequence. Protein-coding genes within it:
- the LOC119343628 gene encoding uncharacterized protein LOC119343628; amino-acid sequence: MAPVFSRAAWHCVWHMIQNDLIHAWGLDFKFGYCAQGDRSKNVGVVDSEYLLHLGIPTLGSSSSPPSKDNKSSSDAVPGDESEAPIESMMAPPPEASPSFDDRSLIRHRAQEEQVRFQERWKYATQSDACWVDPYVN